TAAAAACTTGTATGACTTACCACCAGAAGAAGAAGCACTCATCCCAACGGTTGCTGAAAATTTAGAAGTGGCACTACAAGCGTTAAGAGACGATCATGAGTTCTTATTAAAAGGTGATGTATTCACCAAAGATATGTTAGAAGCTTATATCGCGCTCAAAGAAGAAGAAGTGCAACGCGTCAACATTACCGTGCATCCTGTTGAGTTTGACTTGTACTATAGCTGCTAATTTTAGCTCATCCGCTCAATTATTTTAAATGATAAAAAACCAGCTCAGCGCGTCTTAGCTGGTTTTTTTATGGTTGTTTATAAGGTAAATAGTATTAATAAACTATCTGATAAAAAATTAACGCTTCTCATCTTAAAAAGACCGCGTTATAAGGGTTATAATCATGATTAATAACGCTCATTAACGAGGTTGACTGACTATGACTCTATTATCCACATCGCCACGACTGACGAAGATGGCAGCGGCTACAGGCAATAAATCATCAGGCAAGAAGTCATCACGTAAAAATAGCCTGCTAAATGGTATCCTGCTGGGTATGGTAGTTTTTTACGCACCATTAACCAATGCCTCCTCTATTTATAAAGTGATTGATCAGCAAACAGGGCGTGTGACGTTTACGGACAATGTACAAAAATATGAGCAGCAAACAGGCAAGAAAATTAGCCAAACGGGCATTACTACTGAAACCCATGCTCATAGCGCAACGAGTGGTCAATCAGGTACGGCTAATACTGAGTCGAGTGCATCGACACAAACCATTGGCGCCGCACAAAATACCTCAACGGCAACCAAAGCGCCCCGAGTAAATTATCAGTTGACCATGACTGAACCCAGCGAAGAACGTGCTTATCATCGTCCGGCACAAAATATCGTCGTCAACGTACAACTCAAGCCTGCGCTGCAAGCTGGTGATAGTGTGAGTATCTACTTAGATGGTAATCAGGTCACCCAAGGCTTAAGCGCATCAATCGCTACGGTAGATCTCTTGCCTGGTGCGCATACTATCAAAGTAGTGGTGAGCAATGAGAAAGGGCAGAGCGTGGCGCAAGTTTCGCGCACTGTCTACGTGCTTCAAAATACGGCAATGTTGCAAAATAACAAGAAAATTGCCCAACAGCTTTTAGCGTATGAGCAGTTGCCATGGCATCAAAAGGTATTATTGAAATTGCGCCAAGATGGTAAACAACCCAATATACAATCATCCGCTAAGCCGCAAGCGGATACACCGATGACACTTGAGCAGCCAGCAATTAAATAACTATTGGTAAAGTGCGTGATTTATTAACCCGTACTTTACTGATAAAACATCTGATTAAATGATAAATCGTGTCGGCTTATATTGATAAATAAAATAAAGGCAATCGCTATATTTAGCGATTGCCTTTATTGTTAAGCGTTATTGTCTTTTTATACAGACATCTTCATTACTATCTTGTCAATTCAATCGTACCACCTGCCGTCACCGAAATAGTGCTATTACCCGACTCAAAGCTTTGGCTTGGTACTGAGTCTTCCATGGCTGCTGCTTTCATGCTGTACATTGGGCGTGGATAGTTATTATTGTTGGTATTAAGGTTGACCGTTACTACGCGATAGCTACTTGCATCCCAAGCACGGGTTAAGTTTTTTGCTTGTAGTTGAAAGGCGCGCGAGGCACTGGTCATCAGTTTTTGTTCTATGGCATCTTTCTTACTATCTGAAACCCCAAAGTTGAGATTGTTCATGACCAATGTTTCTTGCAAATCGGCAATCAGCTGGCTAGTCGCTGCAAAGTCGGTACTTTTTATGTCGATATTGGCTTGTCCAGTCCAGCCGATAATTTTTTCGTTTTTATCATAGCGTGGATAGGTGCTTTGCTGTCCGGTGCTGACCGTGACGCTAGGATAGCGCTTAGCAATGTTTAACGCTTTATTTACCGCGGTATTAAGCTGTGTTGCTAACGTTTTGGCATCAGTGGCTTGCAGTTTTTTATATAAACTGGCGCGTACTTCATCATTTGCTACTTCTTCTTTGACTTCTGTTTGAAAGCTGAGTTGGTCATAACCAGTTGGGGCGGCTTGCGCTCCTGTCATGGCAAAAGTAAGAAGGCAGGCAGCACTAGATGCCATAAATAATTTGTTTAATAGAGTGTTTTTCATTATAAATTCCTTAATAAGTACAGCGATAAAATAGGTTTTTGTTTATTATCTGGCTAAAATAGCAAATTTTAACTAAGATGCTGTGATAATTTTGTCAGCATATTGCTAGATTCTACAGTGCTCTGACAGAAAAATTTACTTTAGGGCTTGTAATATTAAAAAAACCTTGTATAATTTGCGACTGGTGGCTCCATTGGTAGCCTCGCAACGTTAAATTATGAACCCCGCCAGGACCGGAAGGTAGCAACGGTATTAATTATAATGTGTGCCGAGGATGTGCTGATGGAGTCGCTTTTTTTTGCCTAAAATTTGATAATATAGCTATAACGTAATTAGTTATCAAACAATGAGTTATAAAATAATATTTAAAACTCTTGTTTGTTATTCGAAGCCCTTCATTTGTAAGGGCTTTTTTTTGTTTAGCGTTTTATAACGTATTTTAATTGATTTTTAAGGTTCGCTTATTAATATCGATTAAAATATAATGTACGCATTTATATCCATATTGATTGCTTTGAGACTTTATTATGAAAACGTTCGTTTGGTTATTTATTGCAGTGACGATGTTGGTAATTGTGGTTGGGGTGACGATATTTAATCAATTGGTACGTGGACGTAATCAGGCAAAAAATGGCTTTGCGCAAATAGATGTGCAGCTAAAGCGCCGTCATGATTTGATTCCTAATTTGGTGGAAACCGCAAAGCGCTATTTAGCGCATGAGGAAGAGACGCTCACACGGGTCATTAGTGCCCGTAATCGTGCCCAAAATCTGCAAGATTCTAGCAAGCATCAGCCTGAATCGTTGGAACATATGGCGCTGTTTGCGCAAGCAGAAGGGATGCTGTCCAAAGCGCTCGGGCAGTTTTATGCGGTTGTGGAGGCGTATCCTGAGCTAAAAGCGGACAGCTTAATTAAAGAGTTGATGGATGAGTTGACCAATACCGAGAATCGCATCGGTTTTGCGCGTCAGCATTATAATGACAGTGTGATGTTTTATAATAATAATCGCGAAGTGTTTCCAAATAATTTAGTGAGTACGACCTTTGGTTTTCGTCCGTTAAGTCCATTGGTATTTGCCGATAAAGCAATGATTAGCCAAGCGCCTAAGGTTAATTTTAATCAGTAATGCGCCTAAGGTTAATTTAATCAGTAATTTTAACCAGTAATATCAACCCGCTTTTTTAATAAAATGACTGATAAGCTTTGGAGTGAATGTTGGCTGGGTTTGAGCAAGATGAACGCATAGATTTTTTTGCTGAACAGCGTACCCGCACGCGGCGTAGTCTATTGCTCTATGGGTTATTTTTGCTCATTGTCTTGGCGCATATGGCAGTAGCGCTAGGTATTATGGCGTTATTATTAACCGTTTTTACTGGCGGCATTTATCATTGGGTGTTGGTGCTGGTTATTATTTGGACGTTATTTAGCTTCATTATCGGAAGTTTTTTAGAATATCGTCGCCTAAAGGCAGGCGGACGCGCCATTGCTCAGCGGGTCGGAGCGATTCGCTTATTTATTGATAATAGCCATGACGCTTGGGAGCATAGTCAGGGCATAGCGCATCAGCACGAATCGTTAATGCCTGTGCGCTATACCTCGCGGCATATCGCGGTGCGTCATGAGCGTGATTTTCCAGCGGTGTACCGACGCTATTATGAGTTTGCACAGCAGTTAGCCATTGCTTCGGGATTGACCATGCCGATATTGTATGTGCTGCCTAATGAGCAAGGGATTAATGGCTTTGTGGCAGGTCGGCACAGCAATGATATGGTGATGGTCGTCACGCAAGGGGCGCTCGATAAGTTGTCCGATGAGGCGCTATATGGTCTTATTGGGCATGAGTATGGGCATATTTTGCACGGCGATGCGAAGTTTAATCTACAGTTAATGGTCGTGCTGGCAGGGTTGCAATTACTCTATGATTGGAGTAATTCAATCAATAATTTTTCTGCTCAAGGGACGTCACGACATACCAGTTACTTTGATGACGCGGTTAATCAAACTATGCCGTTATCTCAACGAGAGGTTGATGCTAGAGCGCGCAGTACAGAAGCACAGACAGCGAATTTCACCTCGCATAGTGAATGGGTCACTTATTGGCAATCTCAGTCACAGTCTCAATTTCAAATACAACACCGAGCTTTATCAACCCATTCTTTATCCCTATTAACCTCTAGTAGCGCTGAGCCTGATCGTAGCTCACCGCGTAATATTTGGACGTTAATCGTCCACGCTTTTAGCTTTTCGAGTATGGCAAGTGCGCAATTAATTAAGCACAGTTTTAACCGTGAGCGCGAGCTATTGGCGGACGCGACCAGTATTCAGCTCACGCGTTCGCCTGCTATTTTAGAAACCTTAAAAGCCATTCATCAAGACCCATTAGGCTCACGGTTATCGGACACCACCGATATTAACGGGCTGAGTCACTTCTTTTTTGCCAGTAGTGGCGCAGATTTAGGCGACGTATCATGGTTTGCTACCCATCCGAGCTTGTCTGAACGTATGAGCGCGATTAATGCCAACGCTTATCAAGACTTTGCGGTACAAGTGGCGCAGCAGAAACGCTTAAACCAACAAAAAATTAAAGAAATCTATGAGCAGCGTCGGTTGGGTGATTGGAGTGAACGCTATGCTAGTATTAACCTTAATAATTTCCCTATCAATAACAATACTAAAGCCGACGCTGAACAAGTAATTTCACCTGATAATAATACATTGGCTGAACCTGCTGGCTTAACTCAGCCGGAAGATAACGAAGAAGGATTGTCTTTTAAACAAGAAGTGGATGTGATTATTGATGGGCGTTTACAGGTTAATATTGCCGCTGATAAGGATATGATTGCGCAGGAATTGTTAAAACCGTGGCAAGCATTGCCTGATAATGACTTACCTGCTGATAAACTTGTAGAGTTGGCGGATATTCAGCAAGTGTCTCTACCACATTATCTGCTGAATCACAGTCACCATCCGCTAGGCGCACTGGCACTGATTGAAGCTGTAATGTTGTGTCACCAAGATCATGCTTTATCGACGGCTACTACCTATAGTCTCACTGATATTTGGTGCGGTTTGGCTCAATCAGGCGCTGCAGCAGAAAATTCAGATAATAATTTAGTTGCTAACCTCCATCACTTAATATTACCGCATACTATCGATGCCAAGCTCTTAGAAATAGTCGCCACTCTGGATAGGCGTTTAGATAGTAGTTTAATAGCCATCGCACTGAATCAGTTACGCAAACAGGACTTATCACTCCTGACGATAGAGCAGTTGCAGCAGCAAAGTCTAATGAGTCATCGTTTTCAAGATCAGCAACATTATGAACAACAGCAAAAATGTCGTGCGATGCTATTACGTTATCAGCAAGGGTTTATCAAGCTATTTAATCATCAATTAACTGCTGATTTAACTTCCAGTCAACCTTGTTGTCAACATAGCATGACCGATATACAGTCAGAAATAGCGCCAACTAAAAATAAAACCTTATCTATTATATCTTTGTGGCAAGCGCTACATTTGCAGCAGTTACTGCCTGTATTATCACAAGTATTAGGTTCTAATAACGGTGCTGATAACAAGGGGCATGATAATAAGAAAAATGCGGATAAGGAAAATGCTGATAAGAAAAACGATAATAAGCCGATAAGCGATAGAGCCTATTCGGCTGTTTTGCAAGCTAGATTACCGGATAGTATTGCTCAGCTTGATCCATCAGGGAATATTTTTGCAGGATTAAGTACTGGTAAGCGTACTATGTTGATTGTATTTGCCTATCGCCTTGCTAAAGATGCCGTGTTAAAAAATAAGCGTCAAGACCAAATAAAGGCATATTTATCAAACCATAATATCTGTTATGTCACAGATTTAAGACGCCATGCCCGTTTAATTGATATCGATTTATCAGTAGTAAAGGATGCCGATTTACAATGGTTATTATTAACCGCGCAACGCCTAAATAGTATTCAGCTATTTGCCATTATTGATACGATAGCAGCCTATACACCTGAGCCAAGAACGACAGCATCTACTGCGGATAACTCACATAACAACCGGCCAACTAGCAGCCAAATAGCTTATAATACGCACCGGCTATGGCTGAGCACCTTGCATACCGTCATGTTGCACGATACGATCATCAGTCAAGACGAATATGACTGCTTGACCTTATTAGCAGAGCATTGGCTTGGCGTCCGTCAGTTATGCGATTGATGATTTAGGCTGCCACTAGCGTTTAAATCTTTAGCCCATCAATAAGTAAGTGGTTATAAATAACTAGGATAGTACCCAATCATGAGTGACACGCAAGACGAGATACGCTTAAACACACGCCAAATGCAACAACGTCAGATACTGGCGATGATGGGGATACCGCAATGGGTACAGCCAGACTCACCAACGATAAATATGGCAGATATTATACTGCCAGAAGCTCATTTAAATCAGCGCGCAGTTACAGAAACACATGGTTTAAATGTTGAACCAAACAACGCTCAGGTTTTAGCGCCTTTGTATAACGCACCCGTGTTATCTGCTAACGAAGGCATCATTGAAGCGTATGTAGACGCGTTATCACAAAGTCCGGTGAATCCTAGTGATGAAAATAATCTTTTTCCAACGCTAGAAAAAACATATCGTATTGATACGCTGTCTGATGCATCGCAAATACTCGAACCACTCATCAATGACGTGGATAACCAAGCATCAAGTGATCATCATACCACCATTGCGCCATTTGACTTGCAAGGCGGATGCTATGGTAATTGGGTATTATTGGTCGATATCCAAGCACTGAATCATGACAGCCAAAAATTGTGGCAAAATATCACGCACGCGTTGTCACTCTCTTGTGAGACCAGCTCTTTTCCCATTTGTGCCGGCATGGATACTGTTGAGCTTGCCAATGCCAGTCTCGCCGGTTATATCTTTAAGTTGGGTAGACGCGAGGATATCCAAGTGGCGGTCTTGACGGCATTACCAGATGGATTGATACATCCCAATTTTGTGAGCGTACCGACATTAACTGATATGCTTAACGATGCCAGCCTAAAGCGTAAGTTGTGGAATAGTTTGTCAAATCAGCAATAAAAAATGACTCAAATCTTTAAATGAGTGCTATTTTTAATAAAAATTTGATAAATAGCATAATATACTTTCGTTAAAAATAAGCCATGTTGCATTCGATGCGGTACTGATTTAAAGTAAGACGGTTGTTGCAAGCACGAGTTACACACTCTCAGTTATCGCGATTCTTTTGTTACTACTTCACACCTAGGATAATAATCATGACCACATCAACCGCCCCGCATCGCCTACCGAATTTCTGTGCAGGTCCGGCAGCCATTCCTACCCCTGTCTTAATGCGTGCCCAAGAGGAACTGCTAGATTGGCAAGGTCGCGGACTGTCAGTGATGGAAATGAGCCATCGCAGTAAGGATTATATTGCCATTACCCAAAAGGCAGAAACTCAGCTGCGCTCGTTGATGGAGATTCCAGATAATTATAAAGTGCTGTTTTTGCAAGGTGGCGCAAGTTTGCAGTTTTCTGCTATTCCGCTGAATCTATTAAATGGTGGACGTGCCGATTACCTAACCACAGGGGCGTGGTCAGGTAAAGCCATAAAAGAGGCACAACGTTATGCCGCGCTAGGCTTAGGTGAGATTAACTTAGTCGCAACGGGCAAAGAGAGTAACTTTACGGATGTGCCTGCGCAAAGTGAGTGGAATATTAGTGACGATGCGTCTTATTTTCATTATTGTGCCAATGAGACCATTCACGGTTTACAAATATTTGAGCCACCACAAGTTGATGCGCCTATCATCGTTGATATGTCATCTTGTATTTTGTCACAGCCGATAGACGTGTCAAAGTTTGGTATGATTTACGCTGGTGCGCAAAAAAATATTGGTCCTGCAGGATTGGTTATTGTCATCATTCGCGAGGATTTATTAGGGCAGGCGAGTGAGTGGTGTCCTATGCTGCTTAATTACGAACATCAAGTAGATAAAGAGTCGATGTCCAATACCCCAGCCACTTATTCTTGGTATTTAGCTGGCTTAGTATTTGACTGGTTAGAAGAGCAGGGTGGCATTGCTGCTATTGGTAAAATTAATCAGCAAAAAGCGGCATTATTGTACGATACCATTGATAACAGCACTTTTTATAATAACCCAGTAGCGCCTAAACATCGCTCTATCATGAACGTGCCGTTTACCCTAGCATACAGTAATCTTGATAAAGTATTCTTAGAAGAATCAGAAAAAGCAGGCTTGCTTAATCTAAAAGGTCATCGTGATGTGGGCGGTATGCGAGCCAGTATCTATAATGCCGTACCGCTTGAGTGGGTACAGCTGTTGGTCGACTTTATGAAAGATTTTGAAAAAAAATACGCCTAAGCTCATATGGCTAAGTTTAAAAGATAACTTTCATAGCAATAAAAAACGTCGCTACAATAGTGGCGTTTTTTTATCTGAAAAGAATTTACCTGAGCGCATTACTGCAAAGCATTAGGTTAAAAAAGCTAAGTTTGATATGATAATTTCCATAAATGGCATCTCATGATGCCACTCTTATTTCTAATTGCAGGTGTGCTATCACTATCATGCTCACAAAAATAATGCCCAAAAAAAATAAGCTGATAACAGCCATTCTGCTCAGCCTAACTATCGGCTGGGTATCTAGCAGTGTTGCTGCACCCATTACGACGTCGGCACTTGGACATAATAGTACCGCTGAGTATGTTGATGCGCCCTTTATGCCTTACGCCAATCCAAATGCCCCAACGGGCGGCACGCTGTCACTTGATGTACGCGGCACTTTTAATAGCGCCAATAAATGGATGACGACTGGCGTAGCGATGATTGGCACCGATTATCTCTATGATACCTTGATGACGGGCTCCTTAAACGAAGCCTTTACCATGTATCCGCAGCTGGCAACGAGCGTTACTTATGACCCTGATGACAGCAGTTGGATTATTTATCACATCAATCCAAAAGCACGGTTTTGGGATGGCACACCGGTTACCAGTAGCGACGTTAAGGCGACTTATGACGCATTATTGACTAAAGGTCCCATGTTTGTTCGCAGCTATTTGGGTGATATTAAAGAGGTTAAAACCCTTGATAAGCAACAAGTAAAATTCATCTTTAAATCTAATGATAATAAGGAAATATTACTCACGGTTGGTCAATTTCCAATTTTTGCCAAGTCCTCTATTGATGCCAATTTTGAAAAAATAAGCTTAACGCCATTGATGGGTAGTGGTCCTTATCAGCTCGGACGTGTTGATGTTGGGCGCTCCGTCAGCTATGTGCGTGACCCAAATTATTGGGGTCGCGAGCTAATGGTCAATCGGGGTCGCTATAATTTTGATATGATTAAGTTCGTCTATTATCAGAGTGATGAGATTGCTTTTGAAGGCTTTAAATCAGGTCAATATCGCTTTCGTCCCGAAAACAAAGCCTCTAACTGGGCAACAGGATATAATTTCCCTGCTGTCAAAGCAGGATTGATTAATAAAGAATCGATAACCAGTCAAAATCCAGTGCCCATGCAAGGGCTTGTCATGAATATACGCCGACCGATTTTTCAAGATATTCGCGTCCGCCAAGCCTTAACGGCGGCGTATGACTTTGAATGGATGAATAAAACTTTATTTTATGGTCAGTATGAGCGCCTGCAAAGCTTTTTTCATGGCTCAGAGCTTGCCGCAATGGGCACACCATCAAGTGCAGAAATGCAAATTATAACGCCTTTATTATCAAAGCTTGAACCGCTACAGCGCCAAGCGGTATTGGATGAATGGCAATTGCCTGCGAGTGATGGCGGCGGTTTTAATCGTCAAGAATTATTAAAGGCGCGGCAATTATTATTAGATGCCGGATTTTATTATAAAAATATGCAGCTGTATCAACCAGATGGTAAGCGTGCCGAGATTGAAGTGTTAATGACGGGCGATACCATGGGGCGGGTATTGCTGCCTTATATTCGTAATTTAACGCGCTTAGGTTTTGATACCCAATTACGCCAAGTTGATGGACCACAGTACTACGAGCGCATGCGCAACTTTGATTATGATATGACCGTTGATGTGTTTGCGCAGAGTTTATCTCCCGGTGCTGAGCAAGCGGCTTTTTGGGGCAGTATTGCCGCTGATGAGGCGGGTAATAATAATACCATCGGTATTAAAAATGAGGCTATTGATAGCGTTATCGCTAAACTTAGTGATGCCAAAAGTCGTGAAGATATTGTCTTATATACTCATGTGCTTGACCGTTTATTGCGGGCTGGATATTATTTAGTCCCGTTATATGGTAAGTCAGAAACCAATGTTGCCTACTGGAATCAATATCGTCATGCTGAAAAACTACCGACGAATGCGGTTGGTATTGATTACTGGTGGGTCGATAAAAAAGCGGAAGCACGCGTTGATAAATATCTTGGACAATAAGCTATTATCATAATAGTAAACGGTTAAGGTATGATGGACAGGATTTTTAGGACATGGCATTGATAAAATATGGCATCAAGATAGTCAAGTCATCGCCTTTAACTATTTGATAAAAACCAAAGATAATTTTTGCTAAGGATTTAATAT
This genomic window from Psychrobacter urativorans contains:
- a CDS encoding M48 family metalloprotease encodes the protein MLAGFEQDERIDFFAEQRTRTRRSLLLYGLFLLIVLAHMAVALGIMALLLTVFTGGIYHWVLVLVIIWTLFSFIIGSFLEYRRLKAGGRAIAQRVGAIRLFIDNSHDAWEHSQGIAHQHESLMPVRYTSRHIAVRHERDFPAVYRRYYEFAQQLAIASGLTMPILYVLPNEQGINGFVAGRHSNDMVMVVTQGALDKLSDEALYGLIGHEYGHILHGDAKFNLQLMVVLAGLQLLYDWSNSINNFSAQGTSRHTSYFDDAVNQTMPLSQREVDARARSTEAQTANFTSHSEWVTYWQSQSQSQFQIQHRALSTHSLSLLTSSSAEPDRSSPRNIWTLIVHAFSFSSMASAQLIKHSFNRERELLADATSIQLTRSPAILETLKAIHQDPLGSRLSDTTDINGLSHFFFASSGADLGDVSWFATHPSLSERMSAINANAYQDFAVQVAQQKRLNQQKIKEIYEQRRLGDWSERYASINLNNFPINNNTKADAEQVISPDNNTLAEPAGLTQPEDNEEGLSFKQEVDVIIDGRLQVNIAADKDMIAQELLKPWQALPDNDLPADKLVELADIQQVSLPHYLLNHSHHPLGALALIEAVMLCHQDHALSTATTYSLTDIWCGLAQSGAAAENSDNNLVANLHHLILPHTIDAKLLEIVATLDRRLDSSLIAIALNQLRKQDLSLLTIEQLQQQSLMSHRFQDQQHYEQQQKCRAMLLRYQQGFIKLFNHQLTADLTSSQPCCQHSMTDIQSEIAPTKNKTLSIISLWQALHLQQLLPVLSQVLGSNNGADNKGHDNKKNADKENADKKNDNKPISDRAYSAVLQARLPDSIAQLDPSGNIFAGLSTGKRTMLIVFAYRLAKDAVLKNKRQDQIKAYLSNHNICYVTDLRRHARLIDIDLSVVKDADLQWLLLTAQRLNSIQLFAIIDTIAAYTPEPRTTASTADNSHNNRPTSSQIAYNTHRLWLSTLHTVMLHDTIISQDEYDCLTLLAEHWLGVRQLCD
- a CDS encoding LemA family protein — its product is MKTFVWLFIAVTMLVIVVGVTIFNQLVRGRNQAKNGFAQIDVQLKRRHDLIPNLVETAKRYLAHEEETLTRVISARNRAQNLQDSSKHQPESLEHMALFAQAEGMLSKALGQFYAVVEAYPELKADSLIKELMDELTNTENRIGFARQHYNDSVMFYNNNREVFPNNLVSTTFGFRPLSPLVFADKAMISQAPKVNFNQ
- a CDS encoding extracellular solute-binding protein, which codes for MLTKIMPKKNKLITAILLSLTIGWVSSSVAAPITTSALGHNSTAEYVDAPFMPYANPNAPTGGTLSLDVRGTFNSANKWMTTGVAMIGTDYLYDTLMTGSLNEAFTMYPQLATSVTYDPDDSSWIIYHINPKARFWDGTPVTSSDVKATYDALLTKGPMFVRSYLGDIKEVKTLDKQQVKFIFKSNDNKEILLTVGQFPIFAKSSIDANFEKISLTPLMGSGPYQLGRVDVGRSVSYVRDPNYWGRELMVNRGRYNFDMIKFVYYQSDEIAFEGFKSGQYRFRPENKASNWATGYNFPAVKAGLINKESITSQNPVPMQGLVMNIRRPIFQDIRVRQALTAAYDFEWMNKTLFYGQYERLQSFFHGSELAAMGTPSSAEMQIITPLLSKLEPLQRQAVLDEWQLPASDGGGFNRQELLKARQLLLDAGFYYKNMQLYQPDGKRAEIEVLMTGDTMGRVLLPYIRNLTRLGFDTQLRQVDGPQYYERMRNFDYDMTVDVFAQSLSPGAEQAAFWGSIAADEAGNNNTIGIKNEAIDSVIAKLSDAKSREDIVLYTHVLDRLLRAGYYLVPLYGKSETNVAYWNQYRHAEKLPTNAVGIDYWWVDKKAEARVDKYLGQ
- a CDS encoding SIMPL domain-containing protein (The SIMPL domain is named for its presence in mouse protein SIMPL (signalling molecule that associates with mouse pelle-like kinase). Bacterial member BP26, from Brucella, was shown to assemble into a channel-like structure, while YggE from E. coli has been associated with resistance to oxidative stress.) → MKNTLLNKLFMASSAACLLTFAMTGAQAAPTGYDQLSFQTEVKEEVANDEVRASLYKKLQATDAKTLATQLNTAVNKALNIAKRYPSVTVSTGQQSTYPRYDKNEKIIGWTGQANIDIKSTDFAATSQLIADLQETLVMNNLNFGVSDSKKDAIEQKLMTSASRAFQLQAKNLTRAWDASSYRVVTVNLNTNNNNYPRPMYSMKAAAMEDSVPSQSFESGNSTISVTAGGTIELTR
- the serC gene encoding 3-phosphoserine/phosphohydroxythreonine transaminase encodes the protein MTTSTAPHRLPNFCAGPAAIPTPVLMRAQEELLDWQGRGLSVMEMSHRSKDYIAITQKAETQLRSLMEIPDNYKVLFLQGGASLQFSAIPLNLLNGGRADYLTTGAWSGKAIKEAQRYAALGLGEINLVATGKESNFTDVPAQSEWNISDDASYFHYCANETIHGLQIFEPPQVDAPIIVDMSSCILSQPIDVSKFGMIYAGAQKNIGPAGLVIVIIREDLLGQASEWCPMLLNYEHQVDKESMSNTPATYSWYLAGLVFDWLEEQGGIAAIGKINQQKAALLYDTIDNSTFYNNPVAPKHRSIMNVPFTLAYSNLDKVFLEESEKAGLLNLKGHRDVGGMRASIYNAVPLEWVQLLVDFMKDFEKKYA
- a CDS encoding DUF4124 domain-containing protein; the encoded protein is MTLLSTSPRLTKMAAATGNKSSGKKSSRKNSLLNGILLGMVVFYAPLTNASSIYKVIDQQTGRVTFTDNVQKYEQQTGKKISQTGITTETHAHSATSGQSGTANTESSASTQTIGAAQNTSTATKAPRVNYQLTMTEPSEERAYHRPAQNIVVNVQLKPALQAGDSVSIYLDGNQVTQGLSASIATVDLLPGAHTIKVVVSNEKGQSVAQVSRTVYVLQNTAMLQNNKKIAQQLLAYEQLPWHQKVLLKLRQDGKQPNIQSSAKPQADTPMTLEQPAIK